The nucleotide sequence GCCCAGAGTTACGCGTGGATGCGCGACCACCAGCCGTACGTCTTCGAGCGGATCAAGAAGGCGGTGGCCGACGGCAACTGGGCGCCGGTCGGCGGCATGTGGGTCGAGGCCGACGGCAATCTGCCCGGCGGCGAGGCCCTGGCACGTCAGCTCGTCCACGGTCGCCGCTTCTTCTCCCAGGAACTCGGCGTGGAGACCGACGGCGTCTGGCTGCCCGACTCCTTCGGCCACACCGCCGCCTACCCGCAGCTCGCCGCGCTCGCGGGCGCCCGCTGGTTCCTCACCCAGAAGCTGTCCTGGAACGAGACCAACAAGCTGCCCCACCACACCTTCTGGTGGGAGGGGATCGACGGCACCCGGATCTTCACCCACTTCCCGCCCGTGGACACCTGCGACGCCACCCTGTCCGGCGCCGAGCTGGCCCACGCCGTCGCCACGTACGCCGAGAAGGGCGCGGGCACCCGCTCCCTGGCCCCCTTCGGCTTCGGCGACGGCGGGGGCGGGCCCACCCGCGAGATGCTGGAGAAGGCCCGGCGCCTGGCCGACCTCGAAGGCTCGCCACGGGTCAGGGTCCAGTCGCCGTCGGACTTCTTCCGCGAGGCCCGCGAGGAGTACCCCGAGGCGCCCGTGTGGCGCGGCGAGCTGTATCTGGAGACCCACCGCGGCACCTACACCAGCCAGGCCCGCACCAAGCGCGGCAACCGGCGCAGCGAGGCCCTGCTGCGCGAGGCCGAGCTGTGGGCGGCGACGGCCGCCGTCCGCACCGGCGAGCCCTATCCGTACGAGACGCTCGACGCGCTGTGGAAGCAGGTGCTGCTCCACCAGTGCCAGGGCATCCTCCCCGGCACCGCCATCTCCTGGGTCCACCAGGAGGCCGAGCAGACCTACCGTGCCATCCACCGCGGCCTGGAGCGCATCGTGGCCCGCGTCGCGGGCACCCCGGACACCGCGGAACCACTCGCCGTCCTCAACGCCGCCCCCCACGCACGGCGCGAGGTGGTCCGCCTGGATGCGCCGCCCGCCGCCGGCGGCCCGGTGCAGAAGCTGTCCGACGGCCGGTACGCCGTGCTCGCCCAGGCCCCCGCGCTCGGCGCCGCCGTCCTCGGCACCGGCACCGCCGACCAGGTGCCGGTCACCGCCCGTCCCGCCGACGGGGGCGGATACGTCCTGGACAACGGCGCGCTGACGGTCCGTATCGACAGCGACGGGCTGGTCCGCTCCGTCTACGACCACGACCGCGGCAGGGAGTCCATCGCGCCCGGTGGCGCCGGGAACCTGCTGCAGCTCCACCCCGACGATCCGGTGCGCTGGAGCGCCTGGAACCTGGACGCCCAGTACCGCAACGCCCATCGCGACCTGGACACCGCGACCGCCGTCCGGCTCGACGACGAAGGGCCGCTGCTGGCCTGTGTCCGGGTGGAGCGCACCACCGGCCGGTCCGTCGTCGTACAGCGCCTCGGCCTGGCCGCGGGCAGCCGGATCCTGGAGGTCGACACGGACATCGACTGGCGGGAGGAGGACACCGTCCTCAAGGCCGCCTGGCCGCTGGACGTGCACGCCGAACGCGTCGCGTCCGAG is from Streptomyces hygroscopicus and encodes:
- a CDS encoding alpha-mannosidase, producing the protein MHDDRHAVEERIAKFIAERLRPALYGDRVPLEVAAWHLPGEPVPVADALRAEYRPFVIGGSWGGPWSTTWFRATATVPERWAGRRVEALFDLGFDLSRGPGGQAEGLVHDADGTPLQGLHSHNRSVPLTPRAVGGESVCLLVEAAANPPIVGSAGIGTHYGHRLTAGEEDLYQLRRADLVVREEDVWQLLHDMEVLDELMRELPLGLPRRHEILRALQRAVDSVPPRRVAAGAAAARGILRPVLDRRAHDTAHTIAAVGHAHIDSAWLWPPRETVRKCARTFSTMAALAEEYPELVFACSSAQSYAWMRDHQPYVFERIKKAVADGNWAPVGGMWVEADGNLPGGEALARQLVHGRRFFSQELGVETDGVWLPDSFGHTAAYPQLAALAGARWFLTQKLSWNETNKLPHHTFWWEGIDGTRIFTHFPPVDTCDATLSGAELAHAVATYAEKGAGTRSLAPFGFGDGGGGPTREMLEKARRLADLEGSPRVRVQSPSDFFREAREEYPEAPVWRGELYLETHRGTYTSQARTKRGNRRSEALLREAELWAATAAVRTGEPYPYETLDALWKQVLLHQCQGILPGTAISWVHQEAEQTYRAIHRGLERIVARVAGTPDTAEPLAVLNAAPHARREVVRLDAPPAAGGPVQKLSDGRYAVLAQAPALGAAVLGTGTADQVPVTARPADGGGYVLDNGALTVRIDSDGLVRSVYDHDRGRESIAPGGAGNLLQLHPDDPVRWSAWNLDAQYRNAHRDLDTATAVRLDDEGPLLACVRVERTTGRSVVVQRLGLAAGSRILEVDTDIDWREEDTVLKAAWPLDVHAERVASEIQFGHVERPTHENTSWDAARFEAWAHRWIHIGEHGWGAALLTDSTYGHDVARLTREDGGTTTTLRLTLLRGPHSPDPHADRGRHRFRYALHPGADIGDAVAAGYAFSLPLRPAAPRLTGPPLVAVGDPGVVVESVKLADDRSGDVVVRLYESRGGRVRTTLAAGFAVARVQVADLMENPTVELAHAQGVLGLDLRPFQILTLRLARGAS